One stretch of Schlesneria sp. DSM 10557 DNA includes these proteins:
- the queG gene encoding tRNA epoxyqueuosine(34) reductase QueG — MHNEPLTAAVKQAAREVGFDLVGIAPAMTPPGYERLTEWIEQGFAGEMGYIARRAHAYEHPRHVMPDVRSIVMLGINYNTLDDRQPKEPHPSGRASARVARYAHGTADYHDTLREKLKQLADRVHQLRPGSRTRGVVDTAPLLERDFARLAGLGWFGKNTMLINRKAGSWLLLAALLTDFELEPDRPHETSHCGTCTRCLDVCPTDAFVGPHVLDARRCISYLTIELRSPIPTELRDGVGDWLFGCDLCQQVCPWNRKSPLTSDPVFQPMPDLQPASALEILKLSETEFQTRFQTTPLSRPGWDGLRRNAAIVLGNSGDASLIPELTNCLNEASPLVLEAIHWALEKLQKTSCSSTTED, encoded by the coding sequence ATGCACAACGAACCGTTAACGGCAGCAGTCAAACAAGCGGCCCGTGAAGTCGGCTTCGATCTGGTCGGAATCGCCCCCGCGATGACTCCTCCCGGTTACGAGCGGCTGACGGAGTGGATCGAACAGGGATTCGCAGGCGAGATGGGCTACATCGCACGACGAGCACATGCCTACGAGCACCCTCGACACGTAATGCCCGACGTCCGCAGCATCGTGATGCTGGGCATCAACTACAACACCCTCGACGACAGGCAGCCGAAAGAGCCACACCCGTCGGGGCGGGCCTCGGCTCGCGTTGCGCGGTATGCCCACGGTACCGCGGACTACCATGACACGCTACGGGAGAAACTGAAGCAACTGGCCGATCGCGTTCATCAACTGCGCCCTGGCTCGCGAACACGCGGCGTCGTCGACACGGCCCCCCTGCTGGAACGGGATTTCGCCCGACTCGCCGGGCTGGGCTGGTTCGGCAAAAACACCATGCTGATCAACAGGAAAGCGGGAAGCTGGCTGCTGCTGGCGGCCCTGCTGACAGACTTCGAACTTGAACCCGACCGACCGCACGAAACGTCCCATTGTGGCACGTGCACCCGTTGTCTGGACGTCTGCCCGACGGATGCCTTCGTGGGGCCGCATGTGCTCGACGCACGGCGCTGTATCTCCTATCTCACCATCGAGCTCCGCAGCCCGATCCCGACCGAGTTACGGGATGGCGTGGGCGACTGGCTGTTCGGATGTGACTTATGTCAGCAGGTCTGCCCCTGGAATCGTAAGTCACCACTCACGAGTGACCCGGTCTTCCAGCCCATGCCCGACCTGCAACCCGCCAGCGCACTGGAAATTCTCAAACTGAGTGAAACAGAGTTCCAGACCCGTTTTCAGACAACACCCCTTTCACGCCCCGGTTGGGATGGACTTCGACGCAATGCCGCGATCGTACTGGGAAACTCGGGTGATGCCTCCCTCATCCCCGAACTGACGAACTGCCTCAACGAAGCGTCGCCTCTGGTCTTGGAAGCCATTCATTGGGCACTGGAAAAACTGCAGAAGACCTCCTGCAGCTCCACCACAGAAGATTAA
- a CDS encoding DUF1080 domain-containing protein: MIRISLCAVAALVCLSATSLQAEDKPFVPDAGYTSLFDGKTLKGWKGSLESYAVENGNLVCVAGGGGNLLTEKEYSDFDIKFEFKLTKGANNGLGIRCPELAKGALHLDGTELQILDDSDEKYKDLQNYQYHGSVYGVVAAKRGSLKPVGEWNRQQVILKGRHIKIIVNDVTIVDADLDAVTKDGTLDKQAHPGLARASGYIGLLGHGDRVEFRHLQIKSLR; this comes from the coding sequence ATGATTCGAATTTCTTTGTGTGCCGTGGCGGCCCTCGTTTGTCTGTCTGCAACTTCCCTTCAGGCGGAAGACAAGCCCTTCGTTCCTGATGCCGGGTATACCTCGCTGTTCGACGGTAAGACTCTGAAAGGGTGGAAGGGATCTCTCGAAAGTTATGCCGTGGAAAACGGCAATCTGGTTTGCGTGGCCGGCGGTGGTGGCAACCTGCTGACGGAGAAAGAGTACTCGGACTTCGACATCAAGTTTGAATTCAAACTGACGAAGGGAGCCAACAACGGTTTGGGCATCCGGTGCCCGGAGCTGGCGAAAGGGGCTCTGCATCTGGACGGGACAGAGCTGCAGATCCTCGACGATTCCGACGAGAAGTACAAAGATCTGCAGAACTATCAGTACCACGGTTCTGTCTACGGCGTTGTCGCGGCGAAGCGTGGTTCGTTGAAGCCGGTCGGCGAATGGAATCGACAGCAGGTGATTTTGAAGGGTCGGCATATCAAGATCATTGTGAACGATGTCACGATCGTTGACGCTGATCTGGACGCAGTCACGAAAGACGGAACGCTCGATAAGCAGGCCCACCCGGGTCTCGCACGGGCCAGCGGCTACATTGGACTGCTGGGGCATGGTGACCGGGTTGAGTTCCGTCATTTGCAGATCAAGTCGCTCCGCTGA
- a CDS encoding multidrug efflux RND transporter permease subunit — MSLSSPFVHKPVGTTLLTVAIVLSGAIGYFMLPVSPLPQIDFPTISVSAGLPGASPETMASAVATPLERQFGRIAGITEMTSASSLGSTSITMQFDLDRDINAAARDVQAAINAARGQLPANLPNNPSYRKVNPADAPIMMLALTSDTYTKAQMYDAASTILQQRLSQVPGVGQVFVGGGSAPAVRVDLNPTVLNHFSIGLEDVRAALSSANANRPKGSISDDQRSWTIAATDQLMTASEYESLMVTYRNGAPVRLRDVAKVSDSVQDIRAFGLSDDKRDGQPNGKPAITIIIFRQPGGNMIETVDRIIDLLPQLSAQIPADMQLSIAMDRTATIRASLHDVQFTLFISIALVILVVFIFLRDFRSTLIPAVAVPVSLIGTFGVMYLLGYSLDNLSLMALTIATGFVVDDVIVVIENISRHLEEGLSPLEASLLGAKEIGFTVLSISVSLIAVFIPILLMSGIIGRLFREFAVTLSVAIAISLVISLTTTPMMCAFLLKHKTRQQRGRLYAFSEAIFDGILYLYRISLAWVLRHHRLTMAVAISTLGLTAYLYIDAQKGFFPQQDTGRLTGILIADQDTSFQSISRLLSQFVQTVSEDPAVESLVCYAGGQGSASNTGRMFVTLKSIDKRKLSADEVISRIRKKAATIPGATLVLQSVQDLRIGGRTSSALYQYTIKGDSLEELNTWGAKLLREMRNVKGLVDVTSDQQNKGLQTRLNIDRPTATRLGIDMATIDNTLYDAFGQRQVSTIYRSMNQYYVVMQVESEFSQSPDSLKHIFVKGANDAQIPLSSLYRQTSRNSALSANHSGQFPSVTISFNLAKDTALGDVVPRIEQAFRELGIPQSIQGQFQGTAQAFQESQQNQVLLIIAAIVCVYIVLGVLYESYIHPITILSTLPSAGVGAFLALRICGMELNVMGMIGILLLIGIVKKNAIMMIDFALELERNSGKSSEEAIFEACLLRFRPITMTTLAALLGGLPLAMGTGNGAELRKPLGVAIVGGLIFSQMLTLYTTPVVYLYLDWFCHWWNRFRKRTPEIIPVDRHLNPLPSPREQIAANQSQF, encoded by the coding sequence ATGAGTCTCTCTTCGCCCTTCGTCCATAAGCCCGTGGGAACCACCCTGCTGACGGTGGCCATCGTCCTGTCCGGCGCCATCGGTTACTTCATGTTGCCGGTGTCGCCGTTACCGCAGATCGATTTTCCGACCATCTCCGTCAGTGCCGGTCTTCCGGGAGCCAGCCCCGAGACGATGGCCTCGGCGGTCGCAACGCCACTCGAACGGCAGTTCGGACGCATCGCGGGAATCACCGAAATGACGTCGGCCAGCTCGCTCGGGTCCACGTCCATCACGATGCAGTTCGATCTGGATCGGGACATCAACGCCGCCGCGCGCGATGTTCAGGCCGCGATCAACGCCGCGCGAGGCCAGCTTCCCGCCAACCTTCCGAACAATCCCTCGTATCGGAAGGTTAACCCGGCCGATGCGCCGATCATGATGCTCGCCCTGACATCGGATACCTACACCAAAGCCCAGATGTACGACGCCGCGTCGACCATCTTGCAGCAGCGACTTTCACAGGTTCCCGGTGTCGGTCAGGTGTTTGTCGGAGGAGGCTCTGCGCCTGCCGTACGGGTCGACTTGAACCCCACAGTCCTGAACCACTTTTCGATCGGATTGGAAGATGTGCGGGCGGCACTGAGTTCCGCCAACGCGAATCGTCCTAAAGGGTCGATCTCTGACGACCAGAGATCCTGGACCATCGCGGCGACGGATCAGTTGATGACGGCCAGCGAGTACGAGTCGCTGATGGTCACTTATCGAAACGGAGCCCCCGTTCGTCTGCGTGATGTCGCAAAGGTCTCTGATTCCGTTCAGGACATTCGGGCGTTTGGACTCTCCGACGATAAACGAGATGGGCAACCCAACGGCAAGCCCGCGATCACGATCATCATCTTCCGCCAGCCGGGCGGGAACATGATTGAGACCGTCGATCGAATTATCGACCTGCTGCCGCAGCTTAGCGCCCAGATCCCGGCAGATATGCAGCTTTCGATTGCGATGGACCGGACTGCCACCATCCGTGCGTCGCTGCACGATGTGCAGTTCACGCTGTTCATCTCAATCGCGCTGGTCATTCTGGTGGTCTTTATCTTCCTTCGCGATTTCCGTTCAACTCTGATCCCTGCCGTGGCAGTCCCGGTTTCACTCATCGGAACGTTTGGGGTGATGTATTTACTCGGATACAGTCTCGACAATCTCTCGCTGATGGCGCTGACCATCGCGACCGGCTTCGTCGTCGACGATGTGATCGTGGTAATTGAGAATATCTCGCGACACCTGGAAGAGGGCCTGTCTCCCCTGGAAGCCTCGTTACTCGGGGCGAAGGAAATCGGCTTCACCGTCTTGTCGATCAGCGTTTCCCTGATTGCGGTCTTTATCCCCATCCTTCTGATGAGCGGGATTATCGGCCGGCTGTTTCGCGAGTTTGCCGTCACCCTTTCTGTCGCGATCGCCATTTCGCTGGTGATCTCGCTGACGACGACGCCGATGATGTGCGCCTTCCTGCTGAAGCACAAAACCCGGCAGCAGCGAGGTCGACTCTACGCGTTCAGCGAAGCGATTTTCGACGGGATCCTCTACCTCTACAGAATCTCGCTGGCGTGGGTCCTGCGTCATCACCGATTGACGATGGCCGTCGCCATCTCAACGTTGGGTTTAACGGCGTACCTTTACATCGACGCTCAGAAGGGCTTTTTCCCTCAACAGGATACAGGCCGGCTGACTGGCATTCTGATCGCGGATCAGGACACATCGTTTCAGTCCATCTCGCGGCTCCTCAGTCAGTTCGTACAGACCGTCAGTGAGGACCCCGCTGTCGAAAGCCTTGTCTGCTACGCCGGCGGTCAGGGAAGCGCGTCGAACACCGGTCGTATGTTCGTAACACTCAAGTCGATCGACAAGAGAAAATTGAGTGCCGATGAAGTGATCAGCCGCATCCGCAAGAAGGCTGCAACAATCCCCGGGGCCACTCTGGTCCTGCAGTCGGTGCAGGATCTTCGCATTGGCGGTCGAACGAGCAGCGCGCTTTATCAGTACACGATTAAAGGGGACAGCCTGGAAGAGCTCAACACCTGGGGGGCCAAGCTGCTGCGGGAGATGCGAAACGTCAAAGGATTGGTGGACGTCACAAGCGACCAGCAGAACAAAGGACTGCAGACCCGTTTGAACATCGATCGCCCGACCGCGACACGGCTGGGAATCGACATGGCGACCATCGACAACACTCTGTACGACGCGTTCGGCCAGAGACAGGTTTCGACCATCTACCGGTCCATGAATCAGTACTATGTCGTCATGCAGGTGGAATCAGAATTTTCGCAAAGCCCTGACTCCCTCAAGCACATTTTTGTCAAAGGGGCCAACGACGCTCAGATTCCGCTGAGTTCGCTCTACCGACAGACATCCAGAAACTCGGCGTTGTCCGCCAACCATTCCGGCCAGTTCCCTTCCGTCACGATCTCGTTCAACCTCGCAAAAGACACCGCGCTGGGGGATGTTGTCCCTCGAATTGAGCAGGCGTTCCGCGAACTGGGAATTCCACAAAGTATTCAGGGTCAGTTCCAGGGAACGGCCCAGGCCTTCCAGGAATCGCAGCAGAATCAGGTGCTGCTGATCATCGCAGCAATTGTCTGCGTCTATATCGTTCTGGGTGTCCTCTACGAGAGTTACATTCACCCGATCACCATTCTCTCGACACTTCCTTCCGCAGGCGTGGGAGCTTTCCTGGCACTCAGGATCTGCGGGATGGAACTGAACGTCATGGGCATGATCGGCATCCTGCTGCTGATTGGAATCGTCAAGAAGAACGCCATCATGATGATCGACTTTGCGCTCGAACTCGAACGCAACTCGGGCAAGTCCTCTGAAGAGGCGATCTTCGAAGCCTGCCTGCTTCGTTTCCGCCCGATCACGATGACCACGCTGGCGGCACTGCTCGGTGGACTCCCTCTGGCCATGGGGACGGGCAACGGGGCAGAGCTGAGAAAACCTCTCGGCGTGGCGATCGTCGGAGGACTGATCTTCAGCCAGATGCTGACGCTCTACACAACGCCGGTCGTGTACCTCTATCTCGACTGGTTCTGCCACTGGTGGAACCGATTCCGCAAGCGAACGCCCGAAATCATCCCGGTCGATCGTCACCTCAATCCGTTGCCGTCCCCGCGGGAGCAGATCGCGGCGAATCAGTCACAGTTCTGA
- a CDS encoding RNA polymerase sigma factor, whose protein sequence is MSDDEARLVQEVRQGTAAAWEQLIARYEGRLLAFVRSRLQDDTAAEDVVQEAFLGFLVSLPNYNESTPLEAFLFSITAHKLTDVLRRNGRRPLLPLIHSSESQAGNEPADRGRKVSSMARSQERSVAQQRVLSDCLKGLIHSWLSRGEFERLECVELLFVLGWSNKTVAEKLGISEQAVANHKDFTVRKLKEAAEAARLRDVDWNQLKLDS, encoded by the coding sequence ATGTCGGATGATGAAGCCCGTCTGGTGCAGGAGGTGCGGCAGGGGACTGCTGCGGCCTGGGAACAGTTGATTGCCCGCTATGAGGGACGACTGCTGGCATTCGTTCGCAGTCGATTGCAGGACGACACGGCGGCCGAGGATGTGGTGCAGGAAGCATTTCTCGGCTTTCTGGTCTCGTTACCCAACTACAATGAGTCCACGCCTCTGGAAGCGTTTCTGTTTTCGATCACGGCTCATAAGTTGACCGATGTCTTGCGGCGAAATGGGCGTCGGCCACTGCTGCCTCTCATTCACAGCAGCGAGTCGCAAGCGGGGAATGAACCGGCCGATCGAGGGCGAAAAGTGTCGAGTATGGCCCGGTCTCAAGAACGGTCGGTCGCCCAGCAGCGGGTCCTTTCCGACTGTCTGAAAGGGTTAATCCATTCGTGGTTGAGTCGGGGTGAGTTCGAAAGACTGGAGTGTGTCGAACTGCTGTTCGTCCTGGGATGGTCCAACAAGACGGTCGCCGAGAAGCTGGGAATCAGCGAACAGGCCGTCGCCAACCACAAGGATTTCACTGTCCGAAAGCTGAAGGAGGCCGCTGAGGCGGCTCGGCTGAGAGATGTCGACTGGAATCAACTGAAACTGGATTCTTAA
- a CDS encoding PQQ-binding-like beta-propeller repeat protein, giving the protein MLNRFFQVVCLFGLILSGTSLAHAGDWPQILGPHRNGIADAEQIADGWQGGKPPQLWEARIGAGFAGVSVRGETVVLFHREKGNDKLTAFDAAEGTPRWTTSFPSTFRPQIVEDNGPRAMPTIDQDAVLAYSPQGGLYCVDLKTGEKRWERQTHEDFGANGGYFGAGSSPLVVGKRVFAIVGGDKKRAGVVAFDLESGATLWTAINDQASYSAPVLAVVDGTPHLLCITRLNLVSLDPETGEERFRTPFGQRGPTVNGALPVISGKHALLTASYGIGAQFLELKSKGVEVVWSDELLSSQYTTPIHIDGAIYGIDGRQDGGEISLKCFDPVTRKEHWSKSGFGYATLIAADGKLLVMQTDGVLKLVRLSKTGYEELASAELLSGTTRALPALANGRFYIRNERTLSCFDVAKR; this is encoded by the coding sequence ATGCTCAATCGATTCTTTCAGGTGGTGTGTCTGTTCGGTCTGATTCTGTCCGGGACGTCGCTGGCCCATGCGGGCGACTGGCCTCAGATCCTGGGACCTCATCGGAACGGTATCGCTGACGCCGAGCAAATCGCTGACGGATGGCAGGGGGGAAAGCCCCCGCAACTGTGGGAGGCCCGGATCGGGGCGGGGTTTGCCGGCGTCTCCGTCCGTGGCGAGACCGTGGTGCTGTTTCATCGCGAGAAAGGAAACGACAAGCTGACGGCCTTCGATGCGGCAGAGGGAACGCCGCGATGGACAACGAGCTTTCCGTCCACATTTCGGCCTCAGATTGTCGAGGACAACGGTCCTCGCGCCATGCCGACGATCGATCAGGATGCTGTCCTGGCCTATTCGCCACAAGGGGGGCTTTACTGCGTTGATCTGAAAACGGGTGAGAAGCGTTGGGAACGACAGACACACGAAGACTTCGGTGCGAACGGCGGCTACTTCGGTGCAGGTTCTTCGCCGCTCGTCGTCGGCAAGCGGGTCTTCGCGATTGTTGGCGGTGATAAAAAGCGAGCCGGAGTCGTGGCTTTCGATTTAGAATCGGGAGCCACCCTGTGGACGGCGATTAACGACCAGGCGAGCTATTCGGCACCGGTTCTGGCCGTCGTCGACGGTACGCCGCACCTGCTTTGTATCACGCGATTGAATCTGGTTTCTCTCGACCCCGAGACAGGGGAAGAACGATTCCGCACTCCGTTCGGCCAGCGGGGTCCCACGGTGAATGGGGCACTGCCTGTGATCTCCGGAAAGCACGCGCTGCTGACCGCGAGCTACGGGATCGGAGCTCAGTTTCTGGAACTGAAGTCGAAGGGGGTTGAAGTCGTCTGGAGCGATGAGCTTCTTTCGAGCCAGTACACCACGCCCATTCACATTGACGGGGCGATCTATGGAATTGATGGCCGGCAGGATGGCGGAGAAATCTCGCTGAAGTGTTTTGATCCCGTCACACGCAAGGAACACTGGTCAAAGTCCGGATTTGGCTACGCGACGCTGATCGCTGCTGATGGCAAATTGCTGGTAATGCAGACGGACGGGGTCCTGAAACTGGTTCGACTATCGAAGACCGGATACGAGGAACTGGCGTCGGCCGAACTGCTGTCCGGCACAACGCGAGCACTGCCCGCCCTGGCAAACGGTCGGTTCTACATCCGTAACGAACGAACCTTGTCCTGTTTCGACGTTGCCAAACGCTGA
- a CDS encoding ankyrin repeat domain-containing protein: MTQTASLRQGLFGCAAFVVAAAMLFSVWHIGNQNGTETPAASACRACEQLEERARKRDRGLPSEKEIEFDPSLATVECDRRGHRRRTPLSVAAIREDYEALKYLLNDRDSANHQNEGQTVMMYLAYGWFDTSTERERCGELLLSHGADINAAGARGLTPLHIAVSYGHLPAVSWLVEHGANLNARDGDGMTPLHLAAQEKESKSIEIVAKLLQLGADRRAEDNQGRTPKALANTDHKRDLLDVEPKSLP, encoded by the coding sequence ATGACACAGACTGCATCACTTCGACAAGGATTATTCGGTTGTGCGGCATTCGTCGTTGCCGCAGCAATGCTGTTCAGCGTTTGGCACATAGGAAATCAGAATGGTACCGAAACGCCTGCTGCTTCAGCCTGCCGCGCTTGCGAACAATTGGAAGAACGTGCGAGAAAAAGGGACCGTGGGCTGCCCTCAGAGAAAGAAATTGAATTTGACCCGAGTCTCGCAACGGTAGAATGCGATCGAAGGGGACACAGACGACGAACTCCTCTCTCAGTTGCAGCTATACGAGAAGATTATGAAGCACTTAAATATCTACTGAATGATCGAGATTCCGCAAATCATCAGAACGAAGGTCAGACCGTGATGATGTATCTTGCCTATGGTTGGTTTGATACCAGCACGGAACGTGAGCGGTGTGGCGAACTTCTTCTATCGCACGGTGCTGACATAAATGCAGCTGGAGCCAGAGGCTTGACCCCCTTACATATTGCTGTGTCGTACGGTCATCTTCCAGCTGTCAGCTGGCTCGTGGAGCATGGCGCGAATCTAAATGCCAGAGACGGTGATGGCATGACACCGCTGCATTTGGCGGCGCAGGAAAAAGAAAGTAAATCAATAGAGATTGTGGCCAAATTGCTTCAACTGGGGGCTGATCGACGGGCGGAGGACAACCAGGGTCGGACACCTAAAGCACTAGCGAATACCGACCACAAACGTGACTTGCTTGATGTTGAACCTAAGAGTCTGCCGTAA
- a CDS encoding serine protease: MRRWTTILSCLLLATLISVVTGWQQVRPMAVAQVPRNNKSQKGPISNEGVTSPVAHADSAEDYPEFLVDEIIVRLTTATMDLIEQKKSRTTKELRPELDRTHIPLNLPAPATTPLSTVELYRRATQSVFLVAGITRPTEEETSWQTSFSTAFAVHPDGILATSAHVFDHEDQDDAVVVMDIHGTIYPVLELLAADRDTDTCIFRIEKKNLTPLPLKSKTPPGSAIRVIGHPGDSFFYFSAGYIANYERDENDILWMNVTADFGQGSSGGPVMDEAGNVVGQVSRTFTLYAGGDTSTRGIRRAHPSRQKAETETAPRDAAAPDHQEQPDRADPQMVFKACTPAASIRSLTK; this comes from the coding sequence ATGCGACGCTGGACCACGATTTTAAGTTGTCTTTTGCTGGCGACACTGATTTCTGTCGTGACCGGCTGGCAACAAGTTCGACCGATGGCCGTGGCACAGGTCCCCCGGAACAACAAAAGCCAGAAGGGGCCAATCAGCAACGAAGGGGTTACGTCCCCCGTAGCCCACGCCGACTCGGCAGAAGACTATCCCGAGTTCCTGGTCGACGAAATCATTGTCCGCCTGACGACCGCAACAATGGATTTGATCGAACAGAAAAAGTCACGCACGACGAAAGAGCTTCGCCCCGAACTGGATCGAACCCATATCCCCCTGAATCTTCCCGCGCCAGCAACAACTCCCCTCAGTACCGTTGAGCTTTACCGACGTGCCACGCAAAGCGTGTTTCTTGTGGCGGGAATTACCAGGCCCACGGAAGAGGAAACGTCCTGGCAGACCTCCTTTTCAACCGCGTTCGCCGTTCATCCGGATGGAATCCTGGCGACGAGTGCGCATGTCTTCGATCATGAAGATCAGGACGACGCCGTCGTTGTGATGGACATCCACGGTACGATTTACCCTGTCCTCGAACTACTCGCCGCCGATCGAGATACCGACACGTGTATCTTCCGTATTGAAAAGAAAAACCTGACGCCGCTGCCACTGAAGTCGAAGACTCCTCCGGGAAGTGCCATTCGAGTCATCGGGCATCCCGGTGACAGCTTCTTCTATTTCTCCGCAGGCTACATCGCCAATTATGAGCGGGACGAGAATGACATCCTCTGGATGAATGTCACCGCCGATTTTGGTCAGGGCTCCAGCGGTGGTCCCGTCATGGACGAGGCGGGGAATGTGGTTGGTCAGGTCAGCCGCACATTTACCCTTTACGCCGGGGGTGACACATCCACACGGGGAATTCGGCGAGCGCATCCTTCCCGGCAAAAGGCTGAGACCGAAACAGCGCCAAGGGACGCAGCTGCCCCTGATCATCAGGAACAGCCCGACCGGGCCGACCCGCAAATGGTCTTCAAAGCCTGCACACCGGCAGCGTCCATTCGCTCTCTTACGAAATAA
- a CDS encoding dienelactone hydrolase family protein, producing MTRSMIIVLGFLVMAASADAAIQTKKVTYKHGDTDCHGFLAWDDAIEGPRPGVLVFHEFFGLDAYAKRRAEQLAKLGYVAFAADLYGEGKLVDHPKDAGAMAGQIRSNVEDWRKRGLEALEVLKSQPQVDKTKLAAIGYCLGGSTVQQLAFAGTDLKAVVSFHGALVVPTPEQVKSIKSAVLICHGADDSFIKPETIRDFKNALDSNGGKYTFKSYEGARHSFTVPEADATAKKFNLDGLRYNKDADEKSWADMQALFKTTLGK from the coding sequence ATGACGCGTTCAATGATCATCGTTTTGGGGTTCCTGGTAATGGCCGCTTCGGCGGATGCCGCGATTCAGACCAAGAAGGTCACCTACAAACATGGCGACACAGACTGCCACGGATTTCTGGCGTGGGACGATGCCATTGAAGGGCCTCGTCCGGGTGTGCTGGTGTTCCATGAGTTCTTCGGGCTGGATGCCTATGCGAAGCGGCGGGCTGAGCAGTTGGCGAAGCTGGGTTACGTCGCCTTTGCGGCCGATTTGTACGGCGAAGGGAAACTGGTCGATCATCCCAAGGACGCCGGCGCGATGGCCGGGCAAATCCGTTCCAACGTCGAGGACTGGCGGAAGCGAGGACTGGAAGCCCTGGAAGTGCTGAAGTCCCAGCCGCAAGTCGACAAGACCAAACTGGCGGCAATTGGCTATTGTCTGGGTGGATCGACCGTTCAGCAGTTGGCTTTCGCAGGAACGGATCTGAAAGCCGTTGTCAGCTTCCACGGTGCTCTGGTGGTGCCGACTCCTGAACAGGTCAAGTCGATCAAGTCCGCCGTGTTGATCTGCCATGGAGCAGATGACTCGTTTATTAAGCCTGAAACGATTCGCGACTTCAAGAACGCACTCGATTCCAACGGCGGAAAATACACCTTCAAATCGTATGAAGGGGCTCGACACAGCTTCACAGTTCCCGAGGCGGATGCAACTGCGAAGAAGTTCAACCTGGACGGTCTGCGTTACAACAAAGACGCTGATGAGAAGAGTTGGGCCGATATGCAGGCGCTGTTCAAAACAACGCTGGGCAAATAA
- a CDS encoding transposase has product MVERRVHVTEKQIHCVTFSRDKRREHLQHDQVTKIVIGTMGSRLAQHQGLCLGLLIRPDHVHALIWFPEEWQLSPSLKKWKGLTSKSLKTVLPRRFQSDWFQTDSSEPIRQARDYGFNI; this is encoded by the coding sequence ATGGTTGAAAGACGCGTTCACGTCACTGAGAAGCAGATCCACTGCGTGACGTTCTCGCGCGACAAGAGGCGCGAGCACCTGCAGCATGATCAAGTGACGAAAATCGTCATTGGCACCATGGGGAGTCGACTGGCACAGCATCAGGGGCTTTGCCTCGGACTCCTTATCAGGCCCGATCACGTCCATGCTCTCATCTGGTTCCCTGAAGAGTGGCAATTGAGCCCATCCCTGAAGAAGTGGAAGGGACTGACTTCGAAATCATTGAAAACCGTGTTGCCCCGGCGTTTCCAGAGCGACTGGTTCCAGACTGACTCCAGCGAACCCATCCGGCAGGCGCGCGACTACGGATTCAACATTTAG